Proteins from a genomic interval of Anabas testudineus unplaced genomic scaffold, fAnaTes1.2 Contig149arrow_ctg1, whole genome shotgun sequence:
- the LOC113151805 gene encoding uncharacterized protein LOC113151805 isoform X2 yields MPDKTFSVLVPSATLSSLSTSTVHEGSELDAPVQPPLKKPLPLPQELMFLMPETAETHSSPERATVTSPLHSPPAKRAQSQPSSTAPSCPPPPPPPPPPQLPGYDHDVSQWNCSHFQKIWMKTELESLGVWPGSLPVSNPMKMVSLWRFPPQPELIDSISDFPSPKYFQLHPFFIWKPENDDLMGRLRNNYSLPCIEGCVQPQVASAGVGRPRVIVGLTGQYYLLSSRLCCKVCRKRWYADNPLWLDKLPKRFTNVLPAILTYKKAICKSVMDELRRTGNSPTDMASQITEIMHLKYERANLAYLLSCQNIIDGESGKYGQKTITQFIRQETKPAPFGDYSDSDGWNGISVSAHYLTDCLLYEYQHQEEPIKKLLQGTFGQAFRSDHTRKVARKVTFSSGTMSSYAVMNENWMIVSWVMVQSEAEKSLGPMFEGLANRYSNAGIEKAQYHWVDRDCCAAFKVAECAPGEHLNWDAWRTSDAIAAEATSGNLLNTCASRSHYNTDIIVKLDLFHCMRRFLRECVSEHHPLYSSFAQFLSAAFSVVDQKDLQRLKDAYKFCRIQPANPTKQHIREHCRTKIPPPDELIQRVEGVFQHFYLAKDPNGVSLFKPSMLKVWRIQRVHILRGCLSDPEVLGGILYRHGGTVQLNHVPGEGAKVPVWIPIRGTSQQEGYHFHQAQWVTGTRVSPELFQAQGMTGVARWNYQRLVDLKLPGVCLPAAFDPALIADLNAASERVLGQVKYPVLHLSATDTGEKFGLGYVEPGSRPIPLDWDKHRTKTGSTHNPPPPQDSSTVTRSELLQASSVASAKLFQFPACPPADAADETPTPVFEPKTEPGSTYPPPLPLLSTPTAARTGPVKTGGRVFVLDHKRWPAPMKKTIDDLLIKYHGQKDMLKLVDQDYAALVHNSCRDPNSMLHPTTKLHISQYVKHLSKLMNTSSSLNTSPEKLQERQQLWHALTVGSETTSVPVVTMPVPVVNPPPPVQPLATPLTPDSIEKIVLDIMEKQQQQQQQQQQLPPPQQQQQGQKKTQTKTCLSCGQPKSRYENDGSSVHFFYQQGPVRYFYCSTKVFKAYGGEGLTNPKMPFEDFTKSQFFQRELDATKKKVEERDKQKRKRTESQPTGRKCRFCKTELKQGPNSRHIHTGFSGIAGKYIYCPAKVFSLYRDQGMEREMTWKEFQESPFYDKERQRWMGEKRK; encoded by the exons ATGCCTGACAAGaccttttctgttttagtaCCATCTGCTACTCTGTCCTCGCTGTCCACATCCACTGTACACGAGGGTTCAGAACTAGATG CCCCAGTTCAGCCACCTTTAAAGAAACCTTTGCCACTTCCACAGGAGTTGATGTTTCTAATGCCAGAAACAGCAG AGACACATTCTTCTCCTGAAAGAGCTACAGTGACCAGTCCACTACATTCACCCCCTGCAAAGAGAGCTCAAA GCCAGCCATCATCAACAGCCCCaagctgtcctcctcctcctcctcctcctcctcctcctcagcttccTGGCTACGATCATGATGTAAGTCAGTGGAACTGTTCTCACTTCCAGAAGATCTGGATGAAGACAGAGCTGGAATCCCTGGGCGTCTGGCCAGGTTCGCTTCCTGTGAGCAACCCCATGAAGATGGTGTCACTGTGGCGTTTCCCTCCCCAGCCAGAATTGATTGACAGCATCTCTGATTTCCCATCTCCAAAGTACTTTCAGCTTCACCCCTTTTTCATATGGAAGCCAGAGAACGATGACCTCATGGGCAGACTGAGGAACAACTACAGTTTGCCCTGCATTGAAGGTTGTGTCCAGCCACAGGTTGCCTCTGCAGGTGTCGGCAGACCACGTGTGATTGTGGGACTCACTGGACAGTACTACCTGTTGTCATCCAGGCTGTGTTGCAAAGTTTGTCGGAAGAGATGGTATGCTGACAACCCACTGTGGCTTGACAAACTTCCAAAGAGGTTCACAAATGTGTTGCCAGCAATACTTACCTACAAGAAGGCAATATGCAAGTCAGTTATGGATGAACTCAGGCGCACTGGTAACTCACCCACAGACATGGCAAGCCAGATCACAGAGATAATGCACCTTAAATATGAACGTGCCAACCTGGCCTACCTCCTCAGCTGCCAAAACATCATAGATGGTGAGTCTGGAAAGTATGGGCAAAAAACCATCACTCAGTTCATAAGGCAAGAGACAAAACCAGCTCCTTTTGGTGACTACTCTGACTCAGATGGCTGGAATGGGATCTCTGTTTCGGCACACTACCTAACTGACTGTCTGCTTTATGAGTACCAGCACCAGGAGGAGCCAATCAAAAAACTGCTGCAGGGAACGTTTGGCCAGGCATTCCGCTCAGACCACACCCGTAAAGTTGCTCGGAAGGTCACCTTTTCATCTGGAACCATGTCATCATATGCAGTGATGAATGAAAACTGGATGATTGTTTCATGGGTGATGGTACAGTCCGAGGCAGAGAAGTCACTGGGGCCAATGTTTGAGGGACTTGCGAACCGCTACAGCAACGCAGGAATAGAGAAGGCTCAGTACCACTGGGTAGACAG GGATTGCTGTGCAGCATTTAAGGTTGCAGAATGTGCTCCAGGAGAGCACCTGAACTGGGATGCTTGGCGGACATCTGATGCCATTGCTGCTGAGGCCACTTCGGGCAACCTGTTGAACACATGTGCATCAAGGTCCCATTACAATACAGACATCATCGTCAAGCTGGACTTGTTCCACTGTATGAGGAGGTTTCTTCGTGAGTGTGTCTCAGAGCATCATCCCCTGTACAGTTCTTTTGCCCAGTTCTTGTCGGCAGCCTTTTCTGTGGTGGATCAGAAAGACCTGCAGCGGCTTAAAGACGCTTATAAGTTTTGTAGGATTCAACCTGCCAACCCCACAAAACAGCACATTCGTGAGCACTGCAGGACCAAGATTCCACCACCGGATGAGCTGATCCAGAGAGTTGAGGGGGTTTTCCAGCACTTCTATCTTGCTAAAGACCCAAATGGTGTGTCTCTCTTTAAGCCCTCAATGCTGAAGGTGTGGCGGATTCAGCGGGTGCACATCCTCCGTGGTTGCCTTAGTGATCCTGAGGTGTTAGGTGGGATCTTGTACAGACATGGAGGAACAGTGCAGCTGAACCACGTACCAGGTGAGGGAGCTAAAGTTCCTGTTTGGATCCCCATTAGAGGCACATCTCAACAAGAGGGTTACCACTTTCATCAGGCTCAGTGGGTCACTGGAACTCGTGTTTCTCCAGAGCTGTTTCAAGCTCAGGGGATGACTGGGGTGGCCCGGTGGAATTACCAACGTCTGGTGGACTTGAAACTGCCAGGGGTTTGCCTTCCAGCTGCCTTTGACCCAGCTCTAATTGCAGATCTCAATGCAGCCTCTGAACGTGTGCTTGGACAAGTTAAATATCCTGTCCTTCATCTGTCTGCCACCGACACCGGGGAGAAGTTTGGACTGGGGTACGTGGAGCCTGGTTCTCGTCCAATTCCTCTTGACTGGGATAAGCACAGGACCAAGACAGGCTCTACCCAtaacccccctcctcctcaagACAGCTCAACTGTAACACGGTCTGAGCTTCTGCAGGCCTCCTCCGTGGCTTCAGcaaagctgtttcagtttccagCCTGCCCTCCAGCTGATGCTGCAGATGAGACTCCAACACCAGTTTTTGAACCTAAGACTGAGCCAG GAAGCACATATCCACCACCTCTGCCCCTGCTGTCCACACCAACTGCTGCTCGCACTGGACCTGTAAAGACTGGAGGAAGGGTCTTTGTTTTGGACCACAAGCGCTGGCCAGCACCTATGAAAAAGACTATTGATGATCTGCTCATTAAATACCATGGGCAGAAAGACATGCTGAAGCTCGTAGACCAGGATTATGCAGCTCTAGTTCATAACTCCTGTAGAGACCCAAACAGCATGCTTCACCCCACAACCAAATTACACATCTCACAGTACGTTAAGCACCTGAGCAAACTGATGAACACCAGCTCCTCTCTAAATACAAGCCCAGAAAAACTTCAAGAAAGGCAACAACTGTGGCACGCTCTGACAGTAGGGAGTGAGACTACCTCTGTGCCAGTAGTTACCATGCCGGTCCCAGTGGTtaatccacctccacctgtaCAGCCCCTTGCCACACCTCTAACCCCAGACTCCATTGAAAAAATTGTTCTAGACATCATGgagaagcaacaacaacagcagcagcagcagcaacagctaccaccaccacaacaacaacaacaagggcaaaagaagacacagacaaaaacttGTCTCTCCTGTGGTCAGCCGAAGTCACGATATGAAAATGATGGTTCTTCCGTCCACTTTTTTTACCAGCAAGGTCCTGTCAGGTATTTCTACTGCTCCACAAAAGTTTTTAAAGCTTACGGTGGTGAAGGTCTGACAAATCCAAAAATGCCCTTTGAAGATTTTACCAAGTCACAGTTCTTTCAACGGGAACTGGATGCCACTAAGaaaaaggtggaggagagagacaaacagaaaagaaaaaggactgAATCACAGCCCACAGGACGCAAGTGTCGGTTTTGTAAAACGGAACTGAAACAGGGACCAAACAGCCGTCACATTCATACAGGTTTCTCAGGAATTGCGGGAAAGTATATTTACTGCCCAGCAAAAGTCTTTTCCCTCTACAGAGATCAGGGCATGGAGAGGGAGATGACCTGGAAAGAGTTTCAGGAATCTCCTTTTtatgacaaagaaagacagagatggatgggggaaaagagaaaataa
- the LOC113151805 gene encoding uncharacterized protein LOC113151805 isoform X1, producing the protein MPDKTFSVLVPSATLSSLSTSTVHEGSELDAPVQPPLKKPLPLPQELMFLMPETAAETHSSPERATVTSPLHSPPAKRAQSQPSSTAPSCPPPPPPPPPPQLPGYDHDVSQWNCSHFQKIWMKTELESLGVWPGSLPVSNPMKMVSLWRFPPQPELIDSISDFPSPKYFQLHPFFIWKPENDDLMGRLRNNYSLPCIEGCVQPQVASAGVGRPRVIVGLTGQYYLLSSRLCCKVCRKRWYADNPLWLDKLPKRFTNVLPAILTYKKAICKSVMDELRRTGNSPTDMASQITEIMHLKYERANLAYLLSCQNIIDGESGKYGQKTITQFIRQETKPAPFGDYSDSDGWNGISVSAHYLTDCLLYEYQHQEEPIKKLLQGTFGQAFRSDHTRKVARKVTFSSGTMSSYAVMNENWMIVSWVMVQSEAEKSLGPMFEGLANRYSNAGIEKAQYHWVDRDCCAAFKVAECAPGEHLNWDAWRTSDAIAAEATSGNLLNTCASRSHYNTDIIVKLDLFHCMRRFLRECVSEHHPLYSSFAQFLSAAFSVVDQKDLQRLKDAYKFCRIQPANPTKQHIREHCRTKIPPPDELIQRVEGVFQHFYLAKDPNGVSLFKPSMLKVWRIQRVHILRGCLSDPEVLGGILYRHGGTVQLNHVPGEGAKVPVWIPIRGTSQQEGYHFHQAQWVTGTRVSPELFQAQGMTGVARWNYQRLVDLKLPGVCLPAAFDPALIADLNAASERVLGQVKYPVLHLSATDTGEKFGLGYVEPGSRPIPLDWDKHRTKTGSTHNPPPPQDSSTVTRSELLQASSVASAKLFQFPACPPADAADETPTPVFEPKTEPGSTYPPPLPLLSTPTAARTGPVKTGGRVFVLDHKRWPAPMKKTIDDLLIKYHGQKDMLKLVDQDYAALVHNSCRDPNSMLHPTTKLHISQYVKHLSKLMNTSSSLNTSPEKLQERQQLWHALTVGSETTSVPVVTMPVPVVNPPPPVQPLATPLTPDSIEKIVLDIMEKQQQQQQQQQQLPPPQQQQQGQKKTQTKTCLSCGQPKSRYENDGSSVHFFYQQGPVRYFYCSTKVFKAYGGEGLTNPKMPFEDFTKSQFFQRELDATKKKVEERDKQKRKRTESQPTGRKCRFCKTELKQGPNSRHIHTGFSGIAGKYIYCPAKVFSLYRDQGMEREMTWKEFQESPFYDKERQRWMGEKRK; encoded by the exons ATGCCTGACAAGaccttttctgttttagtaCCATCTGCTACTCTGTCCTCGCTGTCCACATCCACTGTACACGAGGGTTCAGAACTAGATG CCCCAGTTCAGCCACCTTTAAAGAAACCTTTGCCACTTCCACAGGAGTTGATGTTTCTAATGCCAGAAACAGCAG CAGAGACACATTCTTCTCCTGAAAGAGCTACAGTGACCAGTCCACTACATTCACCCCCTGCAAAGAGAGCTCAAA GCCAGCCATCATCAACAGCCCCaagctgtcctcctcctcctcctcctcctcctcctcctcagcttccTGGCTACGATCATGATGTAAGTCAGTGGAACTGTTCTCACTTCCAGAAGATCTGGATGAAGACAGAGCTGGAATCCCTGGGCGTCTGGCCAGGTTCGCTTCCTGTGAGCAACCCCATGAAGATGGTGTCACTGTGGCGTTTCCCTCCCCAGCCAGAATTGATTGACAGCATCTCTGATTTCCCATCTCCAAAGTACTTTCAGCTTCACCCCTTTTTCATATGGAAGCCAGAGAACGATGACCTCATGGGCAGACTGAGGAACAACTACAGTTTGCCCTGCATTGAAGGTTGTGTCCAGCCACAGGTTGCCTCTGCAGGTGTCGGCAGACCACGTGTGATTGTGGGACTCACTGGACAGTACTACCTGTTGTCATCCAGGCTGTGTTGCAAAGTTTGTCGGAAGAGATGGTATGCTGACAACCCACTGTGGCTTGACAAACTTCCAAAGAGGTTCACAAATGTGTTGCCAGCAATACTTACCTACAAGAAGGCAATATGCAAGTCAGTTATGGATGAACTCAGGCGCACTGGTAACTCACCCACAGACATGGCAAGCCAGATCACAGAGATAATGCACCTTAAATATGAACGTGCCAACCTGGCCTACCTCCTCAGCTGCCAAAACATCATAGATGGTGAGTCTGGAAAGTATGGGCAAAAAACCATCACTCAGTTCATAAGGCAAGAGACAAAACCAGCTCCTTTTGGTGACTACTCTGACTCAGATGGCTGGAATGGGATCTCTGTTTCGGCACACTACCTAACTGACTGTCTGCTTTATGAGTACCAGCACCAGGAGGAGCCAATCAAAAAACTGCTGCAGGGAACGTTTGGCCAGGCATTCCGCTCAGACCACACCCGTAAAGTTGCTCGGAAGGTCACCTTTTCATCTGGAACCATGTCATCATATGCAGTGATGAATGAAAACTGGATGATTGTTTCATGGGTGATGGTACAGTCCGAGGCAGAGAAGTCACTGGGGCCAATGTTTGAGGGACTTGCGAACCGCTACAGCAACGCAGGAATAGAGAAGGCTCAGTACCACTGGGTAGACAG GGATTGCTGTGCAGCATTTAAGGTTGCAGAATGTGCTCCAGGAGAGCACCTGAACTGGGATGCTTGGCGGACATCTGATGCCATTGCTGCTGAGGCCACTTCGGGCAACCTGTTGAACACATGTGCATCAAGGTCCCATTACAATACAGACATCATCGTCAAGCTGGACTTGTTCCACTGTATGAGGAGGTTTCTTCGTGAGTGTGTCTCAGAGCATCATCCCCTGTACAGTTCTTTTGCCCAGTTCTTGTCGGCAGCCTTTTCTGTGGTGGATCAGAAAGACCTGCAGCGGCTTAAAGACGCTTATAAGTTTTGTAGGATTCAACCTGCCAACCCCACAAAACAGCACATTCGTGAGCACTGCAGGACCAAGATTCCACCACCGGATGAGCTGATCCAGAGAGTTGAGGGGGTTTTCCAGCACTTCTATCTTGCTAAAGACCCAAATGGTGTGTCTCTCTTTAAGCCCTCAATGCTGAAGGTGTGGCGGATTCAGCGGGTGCACATCCTCCGTGGTTGCCTTAGTGATCCTGAGGTGTTAGGTGGGATCTTGTACAGACATGGAGGAACAGTGCAGCTGAACCACGTACCAGGTGAGGGAGCTAAAGTTCCTGTTTGGATCCCCATTAGAGGCACATCTCAACAAGAGGGTTACCACTTTCATCAGGCTCAGTGGGTCACTGGAACTCGTGTTTCTCCAGAGCTGTTTCAAGCTCAGGGGATGACTGGGGTGGCCCGGTGGAATTACCAACGTCTGGTGGACTTGAAACTGCCAGGGGTTTGCCTTCCAGCTGCCTTTGACCCAGCTCTAATTGCAGATCTCAATGCAGCCTCTGAACGTGTGCTTGGACAAGTTAAATATCCTGTCCTTCATCTGTCTGCCACCGACACCGGGGAGAAGTTTGGACTGGGGTACGTGGAGCCTGGTTCTCGTCCAATTCCTCTTGACTGGGATAAGCACAGGACCAAGACAGGCTCTACCCAtaacccccctcctcctcaagACAGCTCAACTGTAACACGGTCTGAGCTTCTGCAGGCCTCCTCCGTGGCTTCAGcaaagctgtttcagtttccagCCTGCCCTCCAGCTGATGCTGCAGATGAGACTCCAACACCAGTTTTTGAACCTAAGACTGAGCCAG GAAGCACATATCCACCACCTCTGCCCCTGCTGTCCACACCAACTGCTGCTCGCACTGGACCTGTAAAGACTGGAGGAAGGGTCTTTGTTTTGGACCACAAGCGCTGGCCAGCACCTATGAAAAAGACTATTGATGATCTGCTCATTAAATACCATGGGCAGAAAGACATGCTGAAGCTCGTAGACCAGGATTATGCAGCTCTAGTTCATAACTCCTGTAGAGACCCAAACAGCATGCTTCACCCCACAACCAAATTACACATCTCACAGTACGTTAAGCACCTGAGCAAACTGATGAACACCAGCTCCTCTCTAAATACAAGCCCAGAAAAACTTCAAGAAAGGCAACAACTGTGGCACGCTCTGACAGTAGGGAGTGAGACTACCTCTGTGCCAGTAGTTACCATGCCGGTCCCAGTGGTtaatccacctccacctgtaCAGCCCCTTGCCACACCTCTAACCCCAGACTCCATTGAAAAAATTGTTCTAGACATCATGgagaagcaacaacaacagcagcagcagcagcaacagctaccaccaccacaacaacaacaacaagggcaaaagaagacacagacaaaaacttGTCTCTCCTGTGGTCAGCCGAAGTCACGATATGAAAATGATGGTTCTTCCGTCCACTTTTTTTACCAGCAAGGTCCTGTCAGGTATTTCTACTGCTCCACAAAAGTTTTTAAAGCTTACGGTGGTGAAGGTCTGACAAATCCAAAAATGCCCTTTGAAGATTTTACCAAGTCACAGTTCTTTCAACGGGAACTGGATGCCACTAAGaaaaaggtggaggagagagacaaacagaaaagaaaaaggactgAATCACAGCCCACAGGACGCAAGTGTCGGTTTTGTAAAACGGAACTGAAACAGGGACCAAACAGCCGTCACATTCATACAGGTTTCTCAGGAATTGCGGGAAAGTATATTTACTGCCCAGCAAAAGTCTTTTCCCTCTACAGAGATCAGGGCATGGAGAGGGAGATGACCTGGAAAGAGTTTCAGGAATCTCCTTTTtatgacaaagaaagacagagatggatgggggaaaagagaaaataa
- the LOC113151805 gene encoding uncharacterized protein LOC113151805 isoform X3 has translation MFLMPETAAETHSSPERATVTSPLHSPPAKRAQSQPSSTAPSCPPPPPPPPPPQLPGYDHDVSQWNCSHFQKIWMKTELESLGVWPGSLPVSNPMKMVSLWRFPPQPELIDSISDFPSPKYFQLHPFFIWKPENDDLMGRLRNNYSLPCIEGCVQPQVASAGVGRPRVIVGLTGQYYLLSSRLCCKVCRKRWYADNPLWLDKLPKRFTNVLPAILTYKKAICKSVMDELRRTGNSPTDMASQITEIMHLKYERANLAYLLSCQNIIDGESGKYGQKTITQFIRQETKPAPFGDYSDSDGWNGISVSAHYLTDCLLYEYQHQEEPIKKLLQGTFGQAFRSDHTRKVARKVTFSSGTMSSYAVMNENWMIVSWVMVQSEAEKSLGPMFEGLANRYSNAGIEKAQYHWVDRDCCAAFKVAECAPGEHLNWDAWRTSDAIAAEATSGNLLNTCASRSHYNTDIIVKLDLFHCMRRFLRECVSEHHPLYSSFAQFLSAAFSVVDQKDLQRLKDAYKFCRIQPANPTKQHIREHCRTKIPPPDELIQRVEGVFQHFYLAKDPNGVSLFKPSMLKVWRIQRVHILRGCLSDPEVLGGILYRHGGTVQLNHVPGEGAKVPVWIPIRGTSQQEGYHFHQAQWVTGTRVSPELFQAQGMTGVARWNYQRLVDLKLPGVCLPAAFDPALIADLNAASERVLGQVKYPVLHLSATDTGEKFGLGYVEPGSRPIPLDWDKHRTKTGSTHNPPPPQDSSTVTRSELLQASSVASAKLFQFPACPPADAADETPTPVFEPKTEPGSTYPPPLPLLSTPTAARTGPVKTGGRVFVLDHKRWPAPMKKTIDDLLIKYHGQKDMLKLVDQDYAALVHNSCRDPNSMLHPTTKLHISQYVKHLSKLMNTSSSLNTSPEKLQERQQLWHALTVGSETTSVPVVTMPVPVVNPPPPVQPLATPLTPDSIEKIVLDIMEKQQQQQQQQQQLPPPQQQQQGQKKTQTKTCLSCGQPKSRYENDGSSVHFFYQQGPVRYFYCSTKVFKAYGGEGLTNPKMPFEDFTKSQFFQRELDATKKKVEERDKQKRKRTESQPTGRKCRFCKTELKQGPNSRHIHTGFSGIAGKYIYCPAKVFSLYRDQGMEREMTWKEFQESPFYDKERQRWMGEKRK, from the exons ATGTTTCTAATGCCAGAAACAGCAG CAGAGACACATTCTTCTCCTGAAAGAGCTACAGTGACCAGTCCACTACATTCACCCCCTGCAAAGAGAGCTCAAA GCCAGCCATCATCAACAGCCCCaagctgtcctcctcctcctcctcctcctcctcctcctcagcttccTGGCTACGATCATGATGTAAGTCAGTGGAACTGTTCTCACTTCCAGAAGATCTGGATGAAGACAGAGCTGGAATCCCTGGGCGTCTGGCCAGGTTCGCTTCCTGTGAGCAACCCCATGAAGATGGTGTCACTGTGGCGTTTCCCTCCCCAGCCAGAATTGATTGACAGCATCTCTGATTTCCCATCTCCAAAGTACTTTCAGCTTCACCCCTTTTTCATATGGAAGCCAGAGAACGATGACCTCATGGGCAGACTGAGGAACAACTACAGTTTGCCCTGCATTGAAGGTTGTGTCCAGCCACAGGTTGCCTCTGCAGGTGTCGGCAGACCACGTGTGATTGTGGGACTCACTGGACAGTACTACCTGTTGTCATCCAGGCTGTGTTGCAAAGTTTGTCGGAAGAGATGGTATGCTGACAACCCACTGTGGCTTGACAAACTTCCAAAGAGGTTCACAAATGTGTTGCCAGCAATACTTACCTACAAGAAGGCAATATGCAAGTCAGTTATGGATGAACTCAGGCGCACTGGTAACTCACCCACAGACATGGCAAGCCAGATCACAGAGATAATGCACCTTAAATATGAACGTGCCAACCTGGCCTACCTCCTCAGCTGCCAAAACATCATAGATGGTGAGTCTGGAAAGTATGGGCAAAAAACCATCACTCAGTTCATAAGGCAAGAGACAAAACCAGCTCCTTTTGGTGACTACTCTGACTCAGATGGCTGGAATGGGATCTCTGTTTCGGCACACTACCTAACTGACTGTCTGCTTTATGAGTACCAGCACCAGGAGGAGCCAATCAAAAAACTGCTGCAGGGAACGTTTGGCCAGGCATTCCGCTCAGACCACACCCGTAAAGTTGCTCGGAAGGTCACCTTTTCATCTGGAACCATGTCATCATATGCAGTGATGAATGAAAACTGGATGATTGTTTCATGGGTGATGGTACAGTCCGAGGCAGAGAAGTCACTGGGGCCAATGTTTGAGGGACTTGCGAACCGCTACAGCAACGCAGGAATAGAGAAGGCTCAGTACCACTGGGTAGACAG GGATTGCTGTGCAGCATTTAAGGTTGCAGAATGTGCTCCAGGAGAGCACCTGAACTGGGATGCTTGGCGGACATCTGATGCCATTGCTGCTGAGGCCACTTCGGGCAACCTGTTGAACACATGTGCATCAAGGTCCCATTACAATACAGACATCATCGTCAAGCTGGACTTGTTCCACTGTATGAGGAGGTTTCTTCGTGAGTGTGTCTCAGAGCATCATCCCCTGTACAGTTCTTTTGCCCAGTTCTTGTCGGCAGCCTTTTCTGTGGTGGATCAGAAAGACCTGCAGCGGCTTAAAGACGCTTATAAGTTTTGTAGGATTCAACCTGCCAACCCCACAAAACAGCACATTCGTGAGCACTGCAGGACCAAGATTCCACCACCGGATGAGCTGATCCAGAGAGTTGAGGGGGTTTTCCAGCACTTCTATCTTGCTAAAGACCCAAATGGTGTGTCTCTCTTTAAGCCCTCAATGCTGAAGGTGTGGCGGATTCAGCGGGTGCACATCCTCCGTGGTTGCCTTAGTGATCCTGAGGTGTTAGGTGGGATCTTGTACAGACATGGAGGAACAGTGCAGCTGAACCACGTACCAGGTGAGGGAGCTAAAGTTCCTGTTTGGATCCCCATTAGAGGCACATCTCAACAAGAGGGTTACCACTTTCATCAGGCTCAGTGGGTCACTGGAACTCGTGTTTCTCCAGAGCTGTTTCAAGCTCAGGGGATGACTGGGGTGGCCCGGTGGAATTACCAACGTCTGGTGGACTTGAAACTGCCAGGGGTTTGCCTTCCAGCTGCCTTTGACCCAGCTCTAATTGCAGATCTCAATGCAGCCTCTGAACGTGTGCTTGGACAAGTTAAATATCCTGTCCTTCATCTGTCTGCCACCGACACCGGGGAGAAGTTTGGACTGGGGTACGTGGAGCCTGGTTCTCGTCCAATTCCTCTTGACTGGGATAAGCACAGGACCAAGACAGGCTCTACCCAtaacccccctcctcctcaagACAGCTCAACTGTAACACGGTCTGAGCTTCTGCAGGCCTCCTCCGTGGCTTCAGcaaagctgtttcagtttccagCCTGCCCTCCAGCTGATGCTGCAGATGAGACTCCAACACCAGTTTTTGAACCTAAGACTGAGCCAG GAAGCACATATCCACCACCTCTGCCCCTGCTGTCCACACCAACTGCTGCTCGCACTGGACCTGTAAAGACTGGAGGAAGGGTCTTTGTTTTGGACCACAAGCGCTGGCCAGCACCTATGAAAAAGACTATTGATGATCTGCTCATTAAATACCATGGGCAGAAAGACATGCTGAAGCTCGTAGACCAGGATTATGCAGCTCTAGTTCATAACTCCTGTAGAGACCCAAACAGCATGCTTCACCCCACAACCAAATTACACATCTCACAGTACGTTAAGCACCTGAGCAAACTGATGAACACCAGCTCCTCTCTAAATACAAGCCCAGAAAAACTTCAAGAAAGGCAACAACTGTGGCACGCTCTGACAGTAGGGAGTGAGACTACCTCTGTGCCAGTAGTTACCATGCCGGTCCCAGTGGTtaatccacctccacctgtaCAGCCCCTTGCCACACCTCTAACCCCAGACTCCATTGAAAAAATTGTTCTAGACATCATGgagaagcaacaacaacagcagcagcagcagcaacagctaccaccaccacaacaacaacaacaagggcaaaagaagacacagacaaaaacttGTCTCTCCTGTGGTCAGCCGAAGTCACGATATGAAAATGATGGTTCTTCCGTCCACTTTTTTTACCAGCAAGGTCCTGTCAGGTATTTCTACTGCTCCACAAAAGTTTTTAAAGCTTACGGTGGTGAAGGTCTGACAAATCCAAAAATGCCCTTTGAAGATTTTACCAAGTCACAGTTCTTTCAACGGGAACTGGATGCCACTAAGaaaaaggtggaggagagagacaaacagaaaagaaaaaggactgAATCACAGCCCACAGGACGCAAGTGTCGGTTTTGTAAAACGGAACTGAAACAGGGACCAAACAGCCGTCACATTCATACAGGTTTCTCAGGAATTGCGGGAAAGTATATTTACTGCCCAGCAAAAGTCTTTTCCCTCTACAGAGATCAGGGCATGGAGAGGGAGATGACCTGGAAAGAGTTTCAGGAATCTCCTTTTtatgacaaagaaagacagagatggatgggggaaaagagaaaataa